The DNA sequence TGGAGATGGCGCTGAGCTCTGTTGGCACGCAGCAGGCCTTGGGAATGTTGTTGTTCACAGAGTTCACCAGTGTCTGAACAATGGCATGATTGGTGGAGTTCAGATGGTCCGCCAGAGGGAAGGGGCATTCCCCATGGCAGTAATAGGCCTGGTAACCAGGGGGCGCCACTATCCAGTCATTCCAGCCTACGTCGCTGAAGTCCACATACAGTGCGTGGCGCCGGCAGTTGCGGTTGCGTTTACGGCCCCGCTGCTTGGGGCTGCGCTTGGTCCGGCGGGTCAGCGGGTGACCCTTCCCGTCGTGGCCAAAGGTTACCAGGAGGGGGCGTAGCTGCTCCCAGTCCTCGCCGGGCTCACGGTGTAGCGAGCGGCTGACGCGGACGTGTCGGCCCTGGTGGCTCGGCGTCTGGTTGAGGTGCAGGACCTCCACGGCCAGCCCGTAATTCGGGAGGCCCTCGCGAGTCCAGCGCAGCACGGCGGGGCTCACGTCAAAGCTCTCCCAGCGCGACGCATTGTGGCGCACGAGCCGCGTGTCCAAGAGCTGCGTGATCAGCTGCCCCTTGCGCGGTGGCTTCAGCACCTCGTACACGTTTATCCGGTGAAGCCCCTGGTCGTGTGAGAGGGTGTCGCCGATGGCCTCGTCTATCTGATGGCGGTAGAGCCTCAGCTCGGCGGAAGAGAGCAGCTCGTCCTCTGGAATGCTGGTGAGGTTGAACAGGAAGCGGAGGGGCATGGtttctccatcatctccctCACTCACGCTCTCCATGTGctctgaaaatgaagagaaatatGGGACGTTTTATTCACTGCAAGTCCTCAATGTTCAGAGCTTTTAGTAGAAAGCGCACATAGCTTCGGATGTTGAAGTCTctcgtgaaaatacggtatcTCCAAAACTATGAGACGCTCACCTCACATTTCCTCCCTCCAACATATCTTAACTGACACAAACTTATGTGCGTACACACTCCTCAAGGCCTCTGGGGTATCCAGTAATATAAATATACATCGTCCACACTTCCTTATCTATCCATAAGGATTATCCAGCCCTTCTCTCAATGCCTTTCTCTGAGCACTTTGCTGAAACATGCATTACAAGGAGGGTGGTGATTAACGTACCACAGCTACAGTATAAACACAGTGGAGGCTCCCTGTTCCACGCTCAGTCTGCAGATTTCTGGCAAGATCACCATTGTTGGGGAAAGGAATGTTGTGTCTACTATTTTCCTGCTCAATCCACCCCTGTTATTTCACACCCAGGCCCTAATCTCGCCCAGGTGGTTCTCATTATTAaaacctgctgtgtttctgattAGCTCCGCAGTTTGTTCACTTAAGACGTTTATCATTTTCATCGTGAATAATCATTAAGGAGTCAGATGATACAGTAGAATCTCATTTATCTGGGGGCCAGCGGGGAAGGAAGGGAGGTCTTTCCAGGGAACACTGCGTTTTCAGATCCCCTCAACCAAAGCTTACTCAGAAACATCGGCTTTGtagcccctttaaaaaaaaaaatccaaaaaatcAGGGAGTCACCTGTTACGCAAACCAATAAAAACCCAATCTTTCTCCCTGAATTCAAGACGAAAGGTTAAACGTCTCGCCCGTCCTGAAAGCCGTGCGTCTGCTGCGGGCTGTAATACCTCGCCGTATTTTGGACGGATCAGTCGGATGATTCACGCTGTTGCACAATGGGTGCCTCCATGAAAGCGAGCACTCCCACTCGAAAGGCCTCATATCGTATTATTAACATAGTTTAGCGAAAGAGAGGAgagcgtgcgcacacacacacacacacacacacacattgcatcACACCGAGAGAAGGTCCTCGGTACGCTGCCGTGCAAGTGCGTGTTCCCGTGCGCCGCCGCGAGCAGTGTGTTTGACGAGCCCCATTAAGGCTGACTCATCCCTCCTTCCCCACTCCTCCCCCTCAGGGCAGACATGTTCTGTAGCCCTAAAGCTCCCCGGTTTCCTCAGTTCACCGCACTACGAGATCGCTCCCTCGCTTTCCCCGAGTCTGGTAAATCATCCCTGTGCCAAAGACTTTCAAGCATTCACCCCGACATGTTTCAGTCTCGCTTTCCGACCTCAGTTTACATTCGACAGATCCCTCGCCCTGGAGTTTCTCCCGAGGCTAATTGAAACCTCTGCGTTTGTCGCAAAAAGCTAACCAGACCCACGTCACGGCGAGAGACCAGGAACCCGTCTAACGTTCCACTCCTTCTATCGCACCAGCTTCTGAGACTGTTTTTCCATCtcttcagagagctgcagcgTCTGCTCTCAGCACCCACATTGTTGGCAGTAGGGGCTTTATTTAGAAGCCTGCAGAGTAGCATTAAAGATAATTGCATGTTGAGGAAGGTCCTGCTAAAAGAGCCCTCCATATAAACTGGAGACATGAGAGAGGAGCACACTCCAATCCCAGGCCAAGACTGGAGCTTTTTTAAGCCGCGTTCTGCTGGGTGGGGTGAGAAGTGTAAGTCAGTAATATGAAGGTATGCTTTTCCTTCAGCTGCTAACCAAACATGCAGACTTTTGTCAAATGAGGCTCTTGAGAGCTTGTCtagcagaattttttttctttttgcccctCCGTAGACGGAGTTTGGTGACCACATCCTTAGATTCCTTGGTTATGGTGAGATGGGTGGAACTGCCTTACAATCATGTTTCAAGGGATGtaggaaatgtttcttttttttttttttgccctgaaGCCTTTGCAGTCCTCGCCCATGCTAATGAAATATATTACTACCAGAATTATTGGAATGCCTGGCAACAATGACCGTGAG is a window from the Acanthopagrus latus isolate v.2019 chromosome 16, fAcaLat1.1, whole genome shotgun sequence genome containing:
- the bmp4 gene encoding bone morphogenetic protein 4 gives rise to the protein MIPGNRMLMVILICQVLLGESNHASLIPEEGKKKVPGLQGRSAAQSHELLRDFEATLLHMFGLKRRPRPSRSATVPRYLLDLYRLQSGEAEEAGAHDIAFEYPERSASRANTVRGFHHEEHMESVSEGDDGETMPLRFLFNLTSIPEDELLSSAELRLYRHQIDEAIGDTLSHDQGLHRINVYEVLKPPRKGQLITQLLDTRLVRHNASRWESFDVSPAVLRWTREGLPNYGLAVEVLHLNQTPSHQGRHVRVSRSLHREPGEDWEQLRPLLVTFGHDGKGHPLTRRTKRSPKQRGRKRNRNCRRHALYVDFSDVGWNDWIVAPPGYQAYYCHGECPFPLADHLNSTNHAIVQTLVNSVNNNIPKACCVPTELSAISMLYLDEHDKVVLKNYQEMVVEGCGCR